The Pocillopora verrucosa isolate sample1 chromosome 14, ASM3666991v2, whole genome shotgun sequence genome has a segment encoding these proteins:
- the LOC131780497 gene encoding tetratricopeptide repeat protein 28-like, producing MIDRATKSEATSSDNGVGFKASLSVADTSEGKDSANQEKVNLEDELSSDQEKSQVLFSGKSKDLEIESSTGTSEDKVKAIQENLALDDKLSSVTSKKKSDGDESKPKVGKEDNMEADENLAAADNGSPSEEKIIIETQAEAAEENEDFPFNNSSVTKEAQVEAAEGNQDLPDNSSFEADKSEATSGDNGVDFNASLSIADTSEGKDSANQEKVNLEDELLSGLSGFKKESDDDDGKSTVGQQASSTAAVGSLDFADNSLSDKSEATSVEKKVDMKDAPLVVTKEAQVKAAEGNQDLTDNSSLAADKSEGSSSDNGVDFNASLSVAATSEGKDSANQEKVNLEDDLLSGQFGFKKESDDDDGKSTVGQQASSTAAIGSLDFADNGLSDESEATSVEKKVDMKDAPLVDQEKSQVLSCGISKDLEIGSSKGSSEDKVKAIQEKLDLDDKLSSDHFTSKKESDDDGSKPKVGKEDNMAADENVAAADNGSPDNTEATSGYEALDSNNASSVVIKETQVEAAEGNEDFPFNNSSENKTSDDKDMDLDDDPLVVRARDCFQQGNKEYRQGDFHRALQLYTEGLQLNCKDNRLTARLYNNRAAAHFRLENFENSLDDATVAVQLEPTFIKALEKGAEACVQLKLYDEAKIWCHKGLAMDDNSKRLRHLLNKCGSETIASGEIKPQQVKEVEIAKDLGDKTGEDRSYGNLGNAYLGLGQFKTAIDYHKRLLEIAKEVGDKAGEGTSYGNLGSAYHCLGQFKTAIDYHKQHLEIAKEVGDKAGEGTSYGNLGSAYHCLGQFKTAIDYHKQHLEIAKEVGDKTGEGRSYGNLGSAYGRLGQFTTAIAYHKQHLEIAKEVGDKAGEGTSYGNLGSAYGSLGQFKTALDYHKQHLEIAKEVGDKAGEGTSYGNLGSAYHCLGQFKTAIDYHKQHLEIAKEVGDKAGEGTSYGNLGSAYHCLGQFKTAIDYHKRLLEIAKEVGDKTGEGTSYGNLGNAYGRLGQFKTAIDYHKQHLEIAKEVGDKTGEGTSYGNLGKAYGSLGQFKTAIDYHKQHLEIAKEVGDKAGEGTSYGNLGSAYHCLGQFKTAIDYHKRLLEIAKEVGDKTGEGRSYGNLGNAYGRLGQFKTAIDYHKQHLEIAKEVGDKAGEGTSYGNLGSDYGSLGQFKTAIDYHKQHLEIAKEVGDKAGEGTSYGNLGSDYGSLGQFKTAIDYHKQHLEIAKEVGDKTGEGTSYGNLGSAYGSLGQFKTAIAYHKQHLEIAKEVGDKAGEGTSYGNLGSDYGSLGQFKTAIDYHKQDLEIAKEVGDKAGEGTSYGNLGSAYGSLGQHECLQTALDYYISSREIFNNVRASFLFHHNWKISYRNVHKTAYNGVWRVLLLKGEHVKALLAAEEGRAQALRDIVDLKYSFRQTLTWSNSRKCSDCLSLRNVSSDVVFLAITGPYIALWTIRNGGVVQSRIKHVNNFLYQRELEVYITSLNKAASLQVSGRAAVEWEKSSTQVGRDEKGTSDGSPRNATTNALRKLYDIIVAPIADLIDGDELVFVPEGPLCLVPYAALVDSNSRYLCESFRIRVIPSLTILKSISDCPTELHNKTGALLVGDPCYKQVLYQGDLLNQLPGARKEVKMIGGILGIAPLVGGEATKEEVFRRISSVALVHIAAHGKKETGEILLAPNTSRTTCQAEEEDYLLTMRDVLRAGLRAKLVVLSCCHSACGEVMAEGVVGIARAFLGAGARSVLVSLWAIDDDGTQEFMKHFYGALEEGKGTSEAVNQAMKCMRESETFSKGYYWAPFVLIGDDLKLELTEIKRYPSSSLMDLFEDERRPQAFGTD from the exons ATACTTCGGAAGGGAAAGATTCAGCAAAccaagaaaaggtgaatttaGAGGATGAGCTTTCATCAG ACCAGGAGAAAAGTCAAGTCCTTTTCTCTGGAAAATCAAAGGATTTAGAGATCGAGAGTTCAACAG gTACGTCAGAGGATAAAGTTAAAGCAATCCAAGAAAATCTGGCTTTGGATGATAAACTCTCTTCAG TTACATCCAAGAAGAAATCGGATGGTGATGAAAGCAAACCAAAAG TTGGAAAAGAGGACAACATGGAAGCTGATGAAAACCTGGCTGCTGCTGACAACGGTTCCCCAAGTGAGGAAAAAA TTATCATAGAGACACAAGCTGAGGCAGCTGAAGAAAACGAGGACTTTCCTTTCAACAACTCATCAG tcACCAAAGAGGCGCAAGTTGAAGCAGCCGAAGGAAACCAGGACTTGCCTGACAACAGTTCATTTG AGGCAGACAAAAGCGAAGCTACCTCAGGTGATAACGGAGTGGATTTTAATGCTTCTTTGTCCATAGCAG ATACTTCGGAAGGGAAAGATTCAGCAAAccaagaaaaggtgaatttgGAGGATGAGCTTTTATCAG GTCTATCTGGATTCAAGAAGGAGTCAGACGACGATGATGGCAAATCAACAG TTGGTCAACAGGCCTCCTCAACAGCAGCTGTTGGAAGCCTGGACTTTGCTGATAACAGTTTATCAg ACAAGAGTGAAGCTACTTCTGTTGAGAAAAAAGTGGATATGAAGGATGCTCCTTTAGTAG ttaCCAAAGAGGCGCAAGTTAAAGCAGCCGAAGGAAACCAGGACTTGACTGACAACAGTTCATTAG CGGCAGACAAAAGTGAAGGTTCCTCAAGCGATAACGGAGTGGATTTTAATGCTTCTTTGTCCGTAGCAG CTACCTCGGAAGGGAAAGATTCAGCAAAccaagaaaaggtgaatttgGAGGATGACCTTTTATCAG GTCAATTTGGATTCAAGAAGGAGTCAGATGACGACGATGGCAAATCAACAG TTGGTCAACAGGCCTCCTCAACAGCAGCTATCGGAAGCCTGGACTTTGCTGATAACGGTTTATCAG ACGAGAGTGAAGCTACTTCTGTCGAGAAAAAAGTGGATATGAAGGATGCTCCTTTAGTAG ACCAGGAGAAAAGTCAAGTTTTATCCTGTGGAATATCAAAGGATTTGGAGATCGGCAGTTCAAAAG gTTCTTCCGAAGATAAAGTTAAAGCAATCCAAGAAAAACTGGATTTGGATGATAAACTTTCTTCAG ATCATTTTACATCCAAGAAGGAATCAGATGACGATGGGAGCAAACCAAAAG TTGGAAAAGAGGACAACATGGCAGCTGATGAAAACGTGGCTGCTGCTGACAACGGTTCCCCAG ACAACACTGAGGCTACCTCTGGTTATGAGGCACTGGATTCCAACAATGCCTCTTCAGTTG TTATCAAAGAGACACAAGTTGAGGCAGCTGAAGGAAACGAGGACTTTCCTTTCAACAACTCATCAG AGAACAAAACTTCAGATGATAAAGATATGGATCTAGACGACGACCCCTTAGTAG TGAGAGCAAGGGATTGTTTTCAgcaaggtaacaaagaatacagacaaggagatTTTCATAGAGCGCTACAACTGTACACTGAAGGACTTCAACTAAACTGCAAAGATAATCGGCTGACAGCCAGACTCTACAATAACAGGGCAgcagctcatttccgtttag aaaactttgaaaacagcCTAGATGATGCCACAGTTGCTGTACAATTGGAGCCAACTTTCATCAAAGCCTTGGAGAAAG GAGCTGAAGCTTGTGTGCAGCTTAAGTTGTATGATGAAGCAAAGATCTGGTGTCATAAAggattggcc ATGGACGATAATAGTAAAAGGTTGCGTCATCTATTAAACAAGTGTGGTAGTGAGACAATCGCATCCGGCGAGATAAAGCCACAGCAAGTAAAG GAagtagaaattgccaaagatcTGGGAGACAAGACTGGAGAAGAtaggagttatggcaaccttggcaatgcttatcttggtctaggacagttcaaaacagccatcgactaccataaacgtcttctagaaattgccaaggaagtgggagacaaggctggagaaggaacgagttatggcaaccttggcagtgcttatcattgtctaggacagttcaaaacagccatcgactaccataaacaacatctagaaattgccaaagaagtgggagacaaggctggagaaggaacgagttatggcaaccttggcagtgcttatcattgtctaggacagttcaaaacagccatcgactaccataaacaacatctagaaattgccaaagaagtgggagacaagactggagaaggaaggagttatggcaaccttggcagtgcTTATGGTAGATTAGGACAGTTCACAACAGCCATCGCctaccataaacaacatctagaaattgccaaagaagtgggagacaag gctggagaaggaacgagttatggcaaccttggcagtgcttatggtagtttaggacagttcaaaacagccctcgactaccataaacaacatctagaaattgcgaaagaagtaggagacaaggctggagaaggaacgagttatggcaaccttggcagtgcttatcattgtctaggacagttcaaaacagccatcgactaccataaacaacatctagaaattgccaaagaagtgggagacaaggctggagaaggaacgagttatggcaaccttggcagtgcttatcattgtctaggacagttcaaaacagccatcgactaccataaacgtcttctagaaattgccaaagaagtgggagacaagactggagaaggaacgagttatggcaaccttggcaatgcttatggtagattaggacagttcaaaacagccatcgactaccataaacaacatctagaaattgccaaagaagtgggagacaagactggagaaggaacgagttatggcaaccttggcaagGCTTATGGtagtttaggacagttcaaaacagccatcgactaccataaacaacatctagaaattgccaaagaagtgggagacaaggctggagaaggaacgagttatggcaaccttggcagtgcttatcattgtctaggacagttcaaaacagccatcgactaccataaacgtcttctagaaattgccaaagaagtgggagacaagactggagaaggaaggagttatggcaaccttggcaatgcttatggtagattaggacagttcaaaacagccatcgactaccataaacaacatctagaaattgccaaagaagtgggagacaaggctggagaaggaacgagttatggcaaccttggcagtgaTTATGGtagtttaggacagttcaaaacagccatcgactaccataaacaacatctagaaattgccaaagaagtgggagacaaggctggagaaggaacgagttatggcaaccttggcagtgaTTATGGtagtttaggacagttcaaaacagccatcgactaccataaacaacatctagaaattgccaaagaagtgggagacaagactggagaaggaacgagttatggcaaccttggcagtgcttatggtagtttaggacagttcaaaacagccatcgcctaccataaacaacatctagaaattgccaaagaagtgggagacaaggctggagaaggaacgagttatggcaaccttggcagtgaTTATGGtagtttaggacagttcaaaacagccatcgactaccataaacaagatctagaaattgccaaagaagtgggagacaaggctggagaaggaacgagttatggcaaccttggcagtgcttatggtagtttaggaca gcaTGAATGTCTCCAAACCGCCCTCGACTATTATATTTCTAGTAGAGAGATTTTCAATAACGTTCGGGCTAGTTTTCTGTTCCACCATAACTGGAAGATTTCGTATCGAAATGTTCACAAAACAGCATACAATGGTGTTTGGCGCGTACTTTTACTCAAGGGTGAACACGTTAAAGCTCTTCTCGCTGCCGAGGAGGGACGTGCACAAGCTCTAAGAGATATCGTGGATTTAAAGTATAGCTTTCGACAAACCCTCACGTGGTCGAACTCTAGGAAATGCTCTGATTGTCTTTCATTAAGAAACGTTTCATCAGATGTAGTTTTCCTAGCAATTACTGGACCTTACATTGCTTTGTGGACTATTCGGAACGGGGGAGTCGTTCAATCGAGAATAAAGCATGTGAACAACTTTCTTTACCAACGTGAATTAGAAGTTTACATTACCTCTTTGAATAAGGCTGCTTCCTTGCAAGTTAGTGGAAGGGCTGCTGTTGAATGGGAAAAAAGTTCAACTCAAGTGGGCCGAGATGAAAAAGGAACGAGCGATGGTTCTCCGCGAAACGCGACGACAAATGCCCTGCGGAAGCTTTATGATATCATAGTTGCTCCTATCGCAGATCTGATTGATGGAGATGAGCTTGTATTTGTTCCTGAAGGTCCACTTTGCTTGGTGCCCTATGCAGCATTGGTGGATTCGAATTCAAGGTATCTGTGCGAATCTTTCAGGATTCGAGTAATTCCATCCCtaaccattttaaaatcaatctCAGACTGTCCGACAGAATTGCACAATAAAACCGGTGCACTGCTCGTGGGTGATCCATGTTACAAGCAAGTCCTTTATCAGGGTGATTTGTTGAATCAGCTGCCGGGTGCAAGGAAAGAGGTGAAGATGATTGGAGGAATCCTCGGTATTGCTCCTCTCGTTGGAGGGGAGGCGACAAAGGAAGAGGTATTTAGACGAATTTCCTCAGTTGCGTTGGTTCACATTGCAGCGCatggtaaaaaagaaacaggagaGATTCTCTTGGCACCAAACACAAGTAGGACAACCTGTCAAGCTGAAGAGGAAGACTATCTACTGACAATGAGAGACGTGTTACGAGCCGGGCTGCGAGCGAAACTGGTTGTGCTAAGTTGCTGTCACAGCGCTTGCGGTGAGGTTATGGccgaaggtgtggttggcattgcgcgaGCGTTCTTAGGTGCCGGTGCTCGATCGGTTCTGGTATCCCTGTGGGCCATTGATGACGATGGTACTCAGGAGTTCATGAAACATTTCTACGGAGCGCTGGAAGAAGGCAAGGGTACTAGTGAAGCTGTCAATCAAGCCATGAAGTGCATGAGAGAGTCTGAAACGTTCAGCAAAGGGTATTACTGGGcgccatttgtactcattggggACGACCTGAAACTGGAATTAACGGAAATTAAAAGGTATCCATC GTCATCACTGATGGATTTGTTTGAAGACGAGAGGAGACCCCAGGCGTTTGGTACTGACTAA
- the LOC131795877 gene encoding uncharacterized protein isoform X5, with protein MEEVSAGFGVAFPASEPDDEDFVLFELLKPPKDASYEFLNQNRDHWEGTAAVNGEFKYLKMTDSRGKYLVFFFYPLDLWVLDVGILFD; from the exons atggaagaggtttctgctggttttggtgttgcttttcctg ccagtgaaccagatgatgaagattttgtcCTGTTTGAGCTCCTCAAGCCTCCCAAAGATGCTTCTTATGAG TTTCTAAACCAGAACCGCGATCATTGGGAAGGGACTGCAGCTGTTAATGGAGAGTTCAAATATTTGAAGATGACTGATTCTagag GAAAATATCTGGTGTTCTTTTTCTATCCCCTTGACTTGTGGGTATTAGATGTCGGAATACTCTTTGACTAA
- the LOC131795877 gene encoding thioredoxin-dependent peroxide reductase, mitochondrial-like isoform X4: MASKTTTMISSREAGTGTAMTRIPNKRRCKMVTFESFSAQFLNQNRDHWEGTAAVNGEFKYLKMTDSRGKYLVFFFYPLDLWVLDVGILFD; encoded by the exons ATGGCAAGCAAAACTACGACAATGATTTCATCACGCGAAGCAGGGACAGGAACTGCGATGACACGAATTCCGAATAAGCGGCG ATGTAAAATGGTGACCTTCGAGTCTTTTTCTGCACAGTTTCTAAACCAGAACCGCGATCATTGGGAAGGGACTGCAGCTGTTAATGGAGAGTTCAAATATTTGAAGATGACTGATTCTagag GAAAATATCTGGTGTTCTTTTTCTATCCCCTTGACTTGTGGGTATTAGATGTCGGAATACTCTTTGACTAA
- the LOC131795877 gene encoding peroxiredoxin-4-like isoform X2, giving the protein MEEVSAGFGVAFPASEPDDEDFVLFELLKPPKDASYEFLNQNRDHWEGTAAVNGEFKYLKMTDSRGKYLVFFFYPLDFTFVCPTEIIAFSDRIEEFRAINTEVVGCSVDSV; this is encoded by the exons atggaagaggtttctgctggttttggtgttgcttttcctg ccagtgaaccagatgatgaagattttgtcCTGTTTGAGCTCCTCAAGCCTCCCAAAGATGCTTCTTATGAG TTTCTAAACCAGAACCGCGATCATTGGGAAGGGACTGCAGCTGTTAATGGAGAGTTCAAATATTTGAAGATGACTGATTCTagag GAAAATATCTGGTGTTCTTTTTCTATCCCCTTGACTT CACTTTTGTTTGTCCAACGGAGATCATTGCCTTTAGTGACAGAATTGAAGAGTTTAGGGCAATCAACACTGAAGTTGTTGGTTGTTCAGTAGATTCAGTTTAG
- the LOC131795877 gene encoding peroxiredoxin-4-like isoform X3, whose amino-acid sequence MYIEQLEWLIKKSNVWRGWQKFLNQNRDHWEGTAAVNGEFKYLKMTDSRGKYLVFFFYPLDFTFVCPTEIIAFSDRIEEFRAINTEVVGCSVDSV is encoded by the exons ATGTACATTGAACAGTTGGAGTGGctcataaaaaaatcaaatgtttggAGAGGATGGCAAAAG TTTCTAAACCAGAACCGCGATCATTGGGAAGGGACTGCAGCTGTTAATGGAGAGTTCAAATATTTGAAGATGACTGATTCTagag GAAAATATCTGGTGTTCTTTTTCTATCCCCTTGACTT CACTTTTGTTTGTCCAACGGAGATCATTGCCTTTAGTGACAGAATTGAAGAGTTTAGGGCAATCAACACTGAAGTTGTTGGTTGTTCAGTAGATTCAGTTTAG
- the LOC131795877 gene encoding peroxiredoxin-4-like isoform X1, which translates to MASKTTTMISSREAGTGTAMTRIPNKRRCKMVTFESFSAQFLNQNRDHWEGTAAVNGEFKYLKMTDSRGKYLVFFFYPLDFTFVCPTEIIAFSDRIEEFRAINTEVVGCSVDSV; encoded by the exons ATGGCAAGCAAAACTACGACAATGATTTCATCACGCGAAGCAGGGACAGGAACTGCGATGACACGAATTCCGAATAAGCGGCG ATGTAAAATGGTGACCTTCGAGTCTTTTTCTGCACAGTTTCTAAACCAGAACCGCGATCATTGGGAAGGGACTGCAGCTGTTAATGGAGAGTTCAAATATTTGAAGATGACTGATTCTagag GAAAATATCTGGTGTTCTTTTTCTATCCCCTTGACTT CACTTTTGTTTGTCCAACGGAGATCATTGCCTTTAGTGACAGAATTGAAGAGTTTAGGGCAATCAACACTGAAGTTGTTGGTTGTTCAGTAGATTCAGTTTAG